One window of the Chryseotalea sp. WA131a genome contains the following:
- a CDS encoding acyltransferase, translating to MNIQRFLIRRAFKIYPAHYVMIIITIISFPIINIFFPIQIGYGAHPYIGEFFYLQNYIGALWNHTWSLAVEEHFYILLCIFVYIVIRTKLIEKGTVLVWIFALLLLLVLILRITHSYDTTSIAFLSHFRMDSLMFGSVIAYILSFRADQSTAFVRKHNKLLVFIAALLLMPILFLHPWSTFMLTYGLTFTYIGFGLLVVLIVVYADSAGMVKISQLVLVRQMANVGFYSYSIYLWHMFVIRFCSLLQKKLTFIHNSVFVILTFALAIAVGIVMAKLVELPALKLRDKITR from the coding sequence GTGAATATTCAACGATTTTTGATTCGAAGAGCTTTCAAAATTTACCCTGCTCACTATGTGATGATCATTATTACCATCATATCATTTCCAATTATCAATATATTCTTTCCCATTCAAATTGGGTATGGGGCTCACCCATACATCGGGGAGTTTTTTTATTTGCAGAATTACATCGGAGCGCTATGGAATCACACGTGGTCGCTGGCAGTGGAAGAACATTTTTACATTCTACTTTGTATTTTTGTCTACATTGTTATCCGCACAAAGCTAATAGAGAAAGGCACTGTTTTGGTATGGATATTTGCACTACTGCTGCTGCTTGTTTTAATTCTACGAATAACGCATTCGTATGATACTACCTCAATTGCTTTTTTATCACATTTTCGGATGGACAGCCTCATGTTTGGCTCTGTGATCGCATACATTCTTAGTTTCCGTGCTGATCAAAGTACCGCTTTTGTTCGCAAGCATAATAAGTTACTGGTGTTCATTGCGGCATTGCTTCTCATGCCGATACTTTTTTTGCACCCGTGGTCTACCTTTATGCTCACCTACGGGCTAACATTTACCTACATTGGTTTTGGCCTCTTGGTAGTTCTCATCGTGGTTTATGCCGATAGTGCAGGCATGGTAAAGATATCCCAACTGGTTTTAGTGAGGCAAATGGCAAATGTGGGTTTCTATTCTTATTCAATTTACCTGTGGCACATGTTTGTTATCAGGTTTTGCTCCCTGCTGCAAAAAAAATTAACATTCATTCATAATTCCGTCTTTGTAATACTAACGTTTGCTTTAGCAATTGCTGTAGGCATTGTTATGGCCAAATTAGTAGAGTTGCCAGCTTTAAAACTGCGCGACAAAATCACCCGATGA
- the asnB gene encoding asparagine synthase (glutamine-hydrolyzing): MCGIVGIYSSRNSEIENRLVVGLKSQTHRGPDDQGVLYLKNDGVGLAQNRLSIIDTSFTGHQPMTTTHHGNEYAIVYNGEVYNYQELKNELIALGYSFLSTSDTEVILKSYIEWGKNCVSKFRGMFALAIWDGRNKFLFIARDRFGIKPFLYSNDGGEFIFASEVRTLLKMRDTAGPIDSAAIIDFLLFGSIRQPRSLYKSIKWLPKAHYGIVTTESVQLVRYWDLSEAVGSSRKQFAGIDYEEAKTELRQNLEEATRLHLISDVKVGAFLSGGIDSTAVVALMAKYYPAKLNTFTLGFESSLTTFPDESEIASKTAKQLNTEHHTLTLTKSYFLDRIPDFFNAQDQPSIDGLNTYLISEFVSTDVKVVLSGLGGDELFLGYAYVSELMHRSTKAYSGEWVDFAAPLLDRLPRRWSRKLTLRYGNSIQRLLTIRRYLLLPDLEKIAFQWGVTKREIAQYHDTLLDELALEIDKEAELMDNVSLFELNNYIPNTLLRDSDVMAMRHHKEIRPILLDHKLVEYALALPANYKLNKKILKDCLADLIPDFVLKGKKLGFELPYDLWLSDLINNAKFYGGGSFKRHFFYLHQFLNSK; encoded by the coding sequence ATGTGTGGCATAGTAGGTATATATTCTTCAAGAAATTCGGAAATTGAAAATAGACTTGTGGTAGGGCTTAAATCGCAAACCCACCGTGGGCCTGATGACCAAGGTGTTTTATACTTAAAAAACGATGGAGTTGGCTTAGCGCAAAACAGACTTTCGATTATTGATACAAGTTTCACTGGCCACCAACCAATGACCACCACACATCATGGCAACGAGTACGCCATTGTATACAACGGAGAGGTGTACAATTATCAGGAGTTAAAGAACGAATTAATTGCGTTGGGTTATTCATTCTTGTCAACGTCAGATACAGAGGTGATTTTGAAATCTTACATTGAGTGGGGTAAAAATTGCGTGAGTAAATTCCGAGGCATGTTTGCGCTTGCCATTTGGGACGGGAGGAATAAATTTCTCTTTATTGCGAGAGATCGTTTTGGCATCAAACCTTTTCTTTATTCCAATGATGGGGGAGAATTTATTTTTGCCAGTGAGGTTAGAACGCTGCTGAAAATGCGTGATACTGCTGGACCAATAGACTCAGCTGCTATTATCGATTTTCTTTTATTTGGATCAATTCGGCAACCTCGAAGTTTATATAAAAGTATTAAGTGGCTACCGAAGGCGCACTATGGTATTGTTACAACAGAAAGCGTGCAATTGGTTAGATACTGGGATTTATCGGAGGCTGTAGGTAGCAGCAGAAAGCAATTTGCAGGAATTGACTATGAAGAAGCAAAAACCGAACTCAGACAAAATCTGGAGGAGGCTACTCGCCTGCATTTAATTAGTGATGTAAAAGTAGGTGCATTTTTAAGCGGGGGTATCGATTCTACAGCGGTTGTGGCGCTTATGGCTAAATATTACCCTGCTAAACTAAACACCTTTACCCTTGGTTTCGAATCCTCGCTAACCACGTTCCCTGACGAATCGGAAATTGCCAGCAAAACGGCAAAACAATTGAATACCGAACACCACACCCTAACACTTACCAAGAGTTATTTTTTAGATCGTATCCCTGATTTTTTCAACGCTCAAGACCAACCCTCCATTGATGGGTTGAACACCTATTTGATTTCTGAATTTGTTTCTACTGATGTGAAAGTAGTATTGTCGGGGTTAGGTGGAGATGAATTGTTTCTTGGATACGCCTATGTATCGGAATTGATGCATCGTTCAACTAAGGCATACAGTGGAGAGTGGGTAGATTTTGCAGCCCCGCTTTTGGATCGCCTTCCGCGAAGGTGGAGTAGAAAGCTTACGCTACGCTACGGAAACAGCATTCAAAGATTGCTTACTATAAGAAGGTACTTGTTGTTGCCCGATCTGGAAAAAATTGCTTTTCAATGGGGAGTTACCAAAAGAGAGATTGCGCAATATCACGATACCTTGCTTGACGAGCTGGCACTTGAAATCGATAAAGAAGCTGAGCTGATGGATAATGTGAGTCTATTTGAATTAAACAACTACATACCTAACACGCTGCTGAGAGATTCAGACGTGATGGCCATGCGTCACCACAAAGAAATAAGACCCATTTTGTTAGACCACAAACTGGTAGAGTACGCTCTTGCTTTACCTGCAAACTATAAGCTCAACAAAAAAATATTGAAAGACTGCCTGGCTGATCTGATACCTGATTTTGTGTTAAAAGGAAAAAAATTAGGCTTTGAACTCCCCTACGATTTGTGGTTGAGCGATTTAATCAACAACGCTAAATTTTATGGGGGCGGCAGTTTTAAAAGGCATTTTTTTTATTTGCACCAGTTTTTAAATAGCAAGTAG
- a CDS encoding glycosyltransferase, which yields MRILHIGSGDLASGAGKGLYNLHLALLEANIESRVLCQIQPKEKLVNVFPVNTKWTDKIRRFLYTHIEKLPLLFYPKRDQQIFSNSLLGFDISNSEHYVWANIIHFHWVNQGMIAISSMKKLKKPIVWTLRDMWLFTGGCHHSFACQNYRHGCGNCPYLKSTKLRDLSYFNYRRKLRYVKNISVTAISPWLSDIANESLLFQQNIITSTFIPNIIDTDKFKPKGRAINKLYEILPDNKKIILVGATDIRSPYKGYQYLEPLFEAMGDSYHWIFFGGSTVSNQFLLSNKNYTDFGYVNSDEELCEIYSVADVFLAPSVAEAFGKTIIEAQACGTPVVCFNATGPQALVEHLVTGYKATPFESGDLMKGLQYVTTSNIKEINAKLIRGFAERFSKTTVVGDYVAFYKQVLREKGNHEN from the coding sequence ATGAGAATATTGCATATCGGCTCAGGTGATTTAGCTTCCGGAGCAGGCAAGGGTCTTTATAACTTGCACCTAGCGCTATTAGAAGCAAACATAGAGAGCAGGGTACTCTGCCAAATACAGCCTAAAGAAAAGCTTGTTAATGTATTTCCTGTTAACACGAAATGGACGGATAAGATTAGGAGATTTTTGTACACGCATATAGAGAAGTTACCATTGCTTTTTTATCCAAAAAGAGATCAGCAAATATTTAGCAATTCACTACTTGGCTTCGATATTTCAAATAGTGAGCACTATGTATGGGCCAATATTATCCATTTTCATTGGGTTAATCAGGGAATGATCGCCATCAGCTCGATGAAGAAGTTGAAGAAACCAATCGTTTGGACATTGCGCGACATGTGGCTATTTACGGGAGGGTGCCATCATTCATTTGCTTGCCAAAATTATCGCCATGGATGTGGTAACTGCCCGTATTTGAAATCAACCAAATTGCGCGACCTGTCGTATTTCAACTACCGAAGAAAACTAAGGTATGTTAAGAACATAAGTGTTACGGCTATTTCACCGTGGCTATCAGATATTGCCAACGAAAGTCTGCTGTTTCAACAGAATATAATTACAAGTACTTTCATTCCCAATATCATCGATACTGATAAATTTAAGCCTAAGGGTCGGGCGATAAACAAATTGTATGAAATTCTACCCGACAATAAGAAAATCATTCTGGTAGGTGCCACCGATATCCGGTCCCCATACAAAGGCTATCAATATTTGGAACCACTCTTTGAAGCAATGGGTGACTCTTACCACTGGATTTTTTTTGGTGGTTCAACTGTAAGCAATCAATTTTTGCTTTCGAATAAAAATTATACCGATTTTGGATATGTGAATAGTGATGAGGAGTTATGCGAAATTTATAGTGTAGCAGATGTTTTCCTCGCGCCATCTGTGGCCGAAGCTTTTGGCAAAACCATTATAGAGGCACAGGCATGCGGCACACCCGTGGTTTGCTTTAATGCAACAGGGCCGCAGGCGCTGGTGGAACATTTGGTAACAGGATACAAAGCAACGCCTTTTGAAAGTGGCGACTTAATGAAGGGTTTACAGTATGTTACTACCAGCAACATAAAAGAGATTAATGCAAAATTGATTAGAGGTTTTGCTGAACGATTTAGTAAAACAACAGTGGTTGGAGATTATGTGGCATTTTATAAGCAAGTGTTGCGCGAGAAAGGCAACCACGAAAACTAA